One genomic window of Misgurnus anguillicaudatus chromosome 12, ASM2758022v2, whole genome shotgun sequence includes the following:
- the LOC129447332 gene encoding annexin A3, which translates to MASVWDDLDLLLDSPSSLTVTSTARGTIKEKPGFNPSEDAAALRKALEGIGTTEKTIIDILTQRSNAQRQLICKAYQDATGRSLSDDLEGDTHGDFEDILVALVTPPAKFDCHEFKRAIKGAGTDESILIEMFASRSNNQIKAMIDAYFAETKRSLIDDLKSEVSGDFEKTLLLIAEGKRDQSTNVDVAKAKQDAKILYEAGEKKWGTDESKFIDILCNRSVSQLRQTLVEYKTLSGKTLQESIESEMSGKLEEILVAIVKCVKSVPAYLAERLYKSMKGAGTTESTLTRIIVSRSEIDLQDIKAEYKKLFGCSLQSAIQSETSGDFCKTLLKICGEEVLC; encoded by the exons ATGGCTTCTGTATGG GATGATTTAGATCTTCTCCTGGACTCTCCCTCCTCTCTTACTGTAACT TCAACAGCACGTGGCACCATTAAAGAAAAGCCCGGCTTCAATCCAAGTGAGGATGCGGCTGCTTTAAGGAAAGCTTTAGAGGGCATTG GGACCACCGAGAAAACTATTATTGACATTTTGACTCAAAGAAGCAATGCCCAGCGTCAGCTGATCTGTAAAGCATACCAGGATGCTACAGGAAGG AGTCTTTCCGATGATTTGGAAGGGGACACCCATGGAGATTTTGAAGATATTTTGGTGGCCCTAGTAACTCCTCCTGCTAAGTTCGACTGCCACGAATTTAAACGGGCAATAAAA GGTGCTGGTACAGATGAAAGCATTTTGATAGAAATGTTTGCATCGCGCTCCAACAATCAGATCAAGGCTATGATCGATGCATATTTTGCAG AAACCAAAAGGTCTCTAATTGATGACCTTAAATCTGAAGTGTCAGGGGACTTTGAAAAAACCCTGCTGCTCATCGCTGAG GGCAAGCGAGACCAGAGTACAAACGTGGATGTAGCAAAAGCTAAACAAGATGCCAAG ATCTTGTATGAGGCTGGGGAGAAGAAATGGGGCACAGATGAAAGCAAATTCATCGACATCTTGTGCAACAGGAGCGTTTCTCAGCTCAGACAAA CTCTGGTTGAATATAAGACTCTGAGTGGAAAGACCCTTCAGGAGAGCATTGAAAGCGAGATGTCTGGAAAACTGGAGGAAATTCTTGTGGCTATAGTTAAA TGTGTGAAGAGTGTGCCAGCGTACCTTGCAGAGCGCTTGTATAAAAGCATGAAG GGTGCTGGTACCACTGAATCAACCCTTACTAGAATCATAGTGAGCCGATCAGAAATCGACCTGCAGGACATCAAGGCAGAATATAAGAAACTGTTTGGCTGCTCTTTACAATCTGCCATTCAG TCTGAGACATCAGGAGATTTTTGCAAAACCCTGCTGAAAATCTGTGGTGAAGAGGTGCTGTGCTGA